From a region of the Fischerella sp. JS2 genome:
- a CDS encoding metal ABC transporter permease — protein MEFLLKPFQYEFFSRAIAVGVMAGLLCGVMGVYIITRRMSYIAHGLSHAILGGAVLSYVLGLNFYIGSGIWGFAAALLIQYLTGRKVYSDAAIGIVTTASFALGVAVISTYRKFSQNFEAALFGNVLGVSPSDLWFVTGVTVVILSLVFLFYRPLLFWCFDREVAQVHGVPVVAMDTLFALMLATLLVATLNVLGVTLIISAVVIPASIARLLSDRFGYVIVISGILGAGIAFIGIYLSYYLDIASGASVVLLSTLIFGCVLLWKSVQSRRKRYIPPLSSQHYQG, from the coding sequence ATGGAATTTCTGCTCAAACCTTTTCAGTATGAATTTTTCAGCCGTGCTATTGCTGTTGGGGTGATGGCGGGGCTATTGTGCGGCGTCATGGGAGTGTACATTATTACTCGCCGCATGAGTTACATTGCTCACGGTCTTTCCCATGCAATTTTAGGAGGAGCAGTACTAAGCTACGTTTTGGGACTGAATTTTTATATTGGTTCTGGAATTTGGGGATTTGCAGCTGCCTTGCTCATCCAATATTTAACAGGGCGCAAAGTTTACTCAGATGCAGCTATTGGAATAGTGACAACTGCTAGCTTTGCTTTGGGCGTAGCCGTAATCAGCACTTATCGGAAATTCAGTCAAAACTTTGAGGCGGCTTTATTTGGTAATGTCCTGGGCGTTTCTCCTAGTGATTTGTGGTTTGTTACAGGTGTGACAGTTGTAATTTTAAGCTTAGTTTTTTTGTTTTATCGCCCTTTGCTATTTTGGTGTTTTGACAGAGAAGTGGCTCAAGTTCATGGAGTACCTGTAGTCGCAATGGATACATTATTTGCTTTAATGCTAGCGACATTACTGGTGGCAACACTTAACGTTCTGGGAGTGACATTAATTATCTCTGCGGTGGTGATTCCCGCTTCCATTGCTCGATTATTGAGCGATCGCTTCGGTTATGTAATAGTAATTTCAGGAATTTTAGGAGCTGGGATCGCATTTATAGGTATTTATCTAAGCTACTACTTAGATATAGCTTCTGGAGCTAGTGTTGTCCTGCTGTCAACCTTAATTTTCGGCTGCGTATTACTTTGGAAAAGTGTTCAAAGTCGGCGTAAACGCTATATACCACCCCTTTCTTCACAACATTACCAAGGTTAG
- a CDS encoding metal ABC transporter ATP-binding protein has product MEPILEIRNLTCGFQTQPVLTNVDLLLYPGQLSGLVGPSGSGKTTLMKAILGLVHPWAGEIWFQGKRLKSGTAPPKVGYVPQVETVDWNFPVTAIEVVMMGRYRKKQFLPWSSRRDRIAAKALLERVGVAHVAHRPIGELSGGQQQRVFIARALVGEPEIVLLDEPTSSSDLRVQHELLHLLAELNQQGLTILLSTHDLNSVATHLPWVVCFNHGIIAQGQPSDIFTPATLKKTFGAEMVVFHQSDRILIANEGTSLRHQMQDNLPPILRQSHSNHNTHN; this is encoded by the coding sequence ATGGAACCAATACTAGAAATTAGAAATCTCACTTGTGGTTTCCAAACTCAACCAGTTTTGACAAACGTTGATTTACTCCTATATCCTGGGCAATTGTCTGGCTTAGTCGGGCCTTCAGGCAGTGGCAAAACCACTCTGATGAAAGCAATATTAGGGTTGGTTCATCCTTGGGCTGGTGAAATTTGGTTTCAGGGAAAGCGCTTAAAGTCAGGAACAGCACCGCCAAAAGTCGGGTATGTGCCACAGGTAGAAACAGTAGATTGGAATTTTCCAGTCACAGCAATAGAAGTAGTAATGATGGGACGTTACCGCAAAAAACAATTTCTGCCTTGGTCTTCACGACGCGATCGCATAGCAGCAAAGGCACTTCTGGAGCGAGTAGGAGTAGCTCATGTCGCCCATCGCCCGATCGGTGAGTTATCTGGCGGACAACAACAACGAGTATTCATTGCCCGCGCATTAGTAGGAGAACCAGAAATTGTCCTTTTAGACGAACCCACCAGTAGTTCAGACTTGCGCGTTCAGCACGAACTGTTACACCTGTTAGCTGAACTAAATCAGCAGGGTTTGACGATTCTGCTTTCTACCCATGACCTCAACTCTGTGGCAACTCATCTACCTTGGGTAGTGTGTTTCAATCATGGCATCATTGCTCAAGGTCAGCCTAGTGATATTTTTACTCCTGCTACCTTGAAAAAGACCTTTGGTGCAGAAATGGTAGTCTTTCACCAAAGCGATCGCATTTTGATTGCTAATGAAGGTACTTCTTTGCGCCATCAGATGCAAGACAATTTGCCGCCCATTTTGCGACAATCTCACTCCAACCACAACACGCACAATTGA
- a CDS encoding metal ABC transporter substrate-binding protein, with product MKIPALLLALGLALSACNASQKTAVSPSPSETATTVQPVQNQNKSKTLVVTTVAPLTNIVSNIAGDRVEVKGIIPEGTDSHTFEPRPSDADLLSKANLIIVNGLHLESPTEKLAKASKPKQTNIYELGSNTITESQWIYDFSFPKEKGDPNPHLWVNPKYAEAYAKLAAQQLTQLDPQSKEYYAKNLNNYLQRLDALDKVTREVVASIPAKNRKLLTYHDSWAYWAREYGFEVIGAIQPSDFKEPSAQDVAKLIEQIRKLGVPAIFGSEVYPSKVEEQIAREAKVKTANTADDELPGTGLANAIENTNPQHTYIGMMANNLRIIAENLGGNPKLVDKLNTTNVVGPTATATQTTQ from the coding sequence ATGAAAATCCCTGCTTTGCTATTAGCACTTGGTCTAGCACTGAGCGCTTGTAATGCATCTCAAAAAACAGCAGTATCACCTAGTCCCTCCGAAACTGCTACGACTGTACAGCCTGTACAAAACCAAAATAAAAGTAAAACTTTGGTTGTAACAACGGTAGCTCCGTTAACAAATATTGTCAGTAATATTGCAGGCGATCGCGTTGAAGTCAAAGGCATCATTCCCGAAGGTACTGACTCCCACACTTTTGAACCACGTCCTAGCGATGCTGATTTGCTATCCAAAGCTAATTTAATTATTGTCAATGGACTTCACTTGGAAAGTCCAACCGAAAAACTAGCAAAAGCTTCTAAACCTAAACAAACAAACATTTATGAGCTAGGTAGCAACACAATCACCGAAAGTCAGTGGATTTATGACTTTAGCTTTCCTAAAGAAAAGGGAGATCCGAATCCGCATTTATGGGTAAACCCTAAGTACGCTGAAGCTTACGCCAAACTAGCTGCTCAACAATTAACCCAATTAGATCCACAGAGTAAAGAATACTACGCCAAAAATTTAAATAACTACTTGCAACGCCTCGACGCGCTGGACAAAGTAACACGAGAAGTCGTGGCTAGTATCCCAGCAAAAAATCGTAAACTTCTGACATATCACGACTCTTGGGCTTACTGGGCAAGAGAGTACGGCTTTGAAGTGATTGGTGCTATCCAACCCTCAGATTTTAAAGAACCTTCTGCTCAAGACGTTGCCAAACTCATCGAACAGATTCGTAAGCTGGGCGTACCTGCTATTTTTGGTTCTGAGGTATACCCCAGCAAAGTAGAAGAGCAAATTGCCCGTGAAGCGAAAGTAAAAACAGCTAACACAGCTGATGACGAATTACCAGGCACGGGTTTGGCTAATGCCATTGAAAATACCAATCCCCAACACACCTACATTGGCATGATGGCAAATAATCTACGAATCATTGCCGAAAATCTGGGGGGCAATCCCAAGCTGGTTGACAAGCTGAACACTACCAACGTCGTTGGCCCAACCGCAACTGCTACTCAAACGACTCAGTAG